A stretch of DNA from Streptomyces sp. NBC_01197:
GCAGGTGGCGGTCTTCCGCGACCGGGCGGGCGCGCTGTACGCGGTCGACAACCGCGACCCGTTCAGCGGCGCTTACGTGATCTCACGCGGCATCCTCGGCAGCCGGGGTGACGCCCCGACCGTGGCGTCGCCGATGTACAAGCAGGTCTTCGACCTGCGGGACGGCCGCTGCCTTGACGAGGACACCGCCCCCGACGGCACCCCGGCGGAGCTGCGGGTCTGGCCGGTACGGGCCGGAGCGGCGGCGGCCTCACAGCTGGTCGGAGCGGCCGTGCGCGAGCCGTAGCACGGTTGAGCGGCGACGGAGTGACCCGCGAAACCCGCCGCGCCCGGCGTAGGCGGCGCAAACACCCCCCCAGCCCAAATAATCCCCCCATCTCACGAACCAGGGTGACAGCTGATGAGCACTGCCGTCGGAACAGAAGACCCGGCCGGGGACACAGCCGGGGTGGTGGACGCGGGCCGGTCCCGCTCCATCACGGACTGGCGTCCGGAGGACGAGGCGTTCTGGAGGGAGACCGGCGCGGGAGTCGCGCGCCGGAACCTGGCCTTCTCGGTCCTGTCCGAGCACATCGGATTCTCGGTGTGGAGCCTGTGGTCGGTGCTGGTGCTGTTCCTCGGACCGGAGTACCACATCGACGCGGCGGGCAAGTTCACACTCACCGCGCTGCCGACGGCGCTCGGCGCCGTGCTGCGCCTGCCCTACACCTTCGCGGTGGCCAGGTTCGGCGGCCGCAACTGGACCGTGTTCAGCGCGCTGTTGCTGCTGGTCCCGACGGTGCTGGCCGGGCTCGTGCTGCGGCCAGGCGTCTCGTACGGCACCCTGCTCGGGGTGGCGTGTGTCGCCGGTGTCGGGGGCGGCAACTTCGCTTCCTCGATGGCGAACATCAACGCGTTCTACCCACAGCGCCTCAAGGGCTGGGCGCTGGGCGTCAACGCGGGCGGCGGCAACCTCGGCGTCCCGGTCGTGCAGCTGGTCGGCCTGCTGGTGCTGGCCACGGCCGGTGCGGCGCAGCCGCGGCTGGTACCGCTGGTCTACCTGCCGCTGATCGCGCTGGCCGCGCTGGGCGCGGCGCTGAGGATGGACAACCTGACGTCGCTGAGGAACGACAGGAGGGCGCTGCGGGAGGTGGCCAAGGAGTCGCACAGCTGGGTCATGTCGCTGCTCTACATCGGTACTTTCGGCTCGTTCATCGGCTTCGGCTTCGCCTTCGGGCAGGTGCTGCAGGTGCAGTTCCACCAGCAGTTCGACACCCCGGTGAAGGCCGCGTACCTGACCTTCCTCGGGCCCCTTCTGGGGTCGCTGGTACGGCCGTTGGGCGGGAGGATGGCGGACCGCTGGGGCGGCGCCCGGGTGACGCTGTGGACCTTCGCCGCGATGGCGGCGGGCACCGGCGCGGTGCTGATCGCCTCGCAGCAGAAGTCGCTGCCGATGTTCCTGGCCGGCTTCGTGGCGCTGTTCGTGCTGAGCGGGATCGGCAACGGCTCGACGTACAAGATGATCCCGGCGATCTTCCAGGCCAAGGCGCGGATCGCGGTCGCCGCAGGAGCTGACGAGGAGACCGCGGAGCGGGACGCCCGGCGCCGGGCATCGGCGCTGATCGGACTGGCCGGCGCGCTCGGGGCGTTCGGCGGGGTCCTGGTGAACATCGCCTTCCGTCAGTCGTTCCTGGCCACCGGGGACGGCGACGCGGCGTACTGGGCCTTCCTGGCTACGTACGCCGTGTGCTGCGCCGTGACGTGGGCGGTCTATCTGCGGCCCCGGGTGGGGCCGATGCCCGCGATCTGAGGGCGGCGACGGCCGGAGCACGAGGGGCCATGACCGCCCGCCTTCCGGAGAAAGCTCACGGTCCGCCCAGCGGCAACCCCACCATGCGCCTCCGGCAAGCGGCGGAGGGCCGACCGTGCCTCGGCCGTCCCGGTTCGCTTCCCGCGTGGGATCCAGCCGGCACGGAGCACGGCATCTTATGGTGATCCGATGCGACTTGTACCCTGGTGGGCCTTGCTCTCGTCCGGGTGCGCGCCTGTGTTGCTCATCGGAGGCTCGAATCTCGCGGAGCTGATGCAGGGGCCCGGCTACAACCCGAAGACCCGGACGATAAGCGTCCTCGCCGCGTACGGCACGCCCGGGTACGGGGTGATGACCGGGATGCTGCTCGCACTCGGGGCCTGTTACGTCATCACCGCACTCGGGCTGCGTTCCGCCACGCTCCTCGGCCGGGCCGCGCTCGCCGGGGGCGGGATCTCCGCGATGGTGCTGACGCTGGTGCCCGCACCCCCCAGCGGAGGCTCGTTCGGTCACGGGGCTGTGGTCACGGTGGGGTTCGGGCTGCTGGCCGTCTGGCCGGTACTGGCCGTCGACCGTGGTGCGGGGGCGCCGTGGGGACTGCGGCCTGCCGCGGTCCGGGACGGGGGCGCGTCATGGGGACTGCGGCAGGACGTGGCGATCGCGGTCAGCGCCTCGATGTGCGCCTTCGCGGTCTGGTTCCTCGTCGGGCTCCAGCTTCACGGGCTGCCGGGGGTCGCCGAACGTGTCCTGACCTTCGCGCAGGCACTCTGGCCCTTCCTGGTCGTCATCTCCTGCTGGCCGCACGAGGTCAGCACCGAACAGGTGTAGCGCGGTTGAGGCCTTTACGCGCGGTTGCCCCCTCCCTCCCACCCCCTCATCCCGCCCAGCGCCCCGACAGGAAGGTCAGCGCGACGGCAGTCGTGACAGGGGTGGCAACAGCGAGACAGAGCGTCTTGAACCGCGGCCTGCGCAGGCTCCATCCCGCCAGGGAGATCCACAGCGGCCACCACAGGAGGGTGGAGCGGGGGATGGACATGTACCAGTACGAGGTGCCCAGGGCCCACAGGGTGAGGCCGATGTACAGAGCCTCGGCCCAGCGTCGCTGCCGTACCAGGAGGACGAGGAGGGCGAGTCCGGCGACCATGGCCAGGAGTTCGGCCTGGAACATGACGGCGTAACCGGTCGTCTGGGCGTGGGCGAAGGCGTTGTGCCAGGTGTTGGACCAGGCCTCCCACGGAGTGTGGAACGTGCGGTTCCAGCCCTGTTCCTCAGCATGTTTCCAAGCCATCCAGTCGCCGGTGTGGGCGTGCAGGTAGCCGCTGTAGAGGGCCACGGGTAGGGCGGGCAGGGCGAGCCAGGGGAGCCGGCGCCAGTCGCGGCCGGTGCGGGCGGTGAGGATGAAGTGCAGCGCGATGGCGGCTGCGAGGAAGAGGCCGTTCACGCGGACCGTGGTGGCCAGGGCTGTCAGGGCGGTGGCGAGCGGCCAGTTGCGCCGCTGGGCGGCGAGCCAGGCGGGCAGCGCGAGAGCGAGGAAGAGCGCCTCGGTGTAGCCGGCGGCCAGGAAGACCGCGCACGGCGAGAGCAGCAGGAACATCACGGTGCGCCGCCCGGCCCCGTGGTCGGGCAGGTGCAGCCGGGCGATGCGGGAGAGCGCCAGGACGGCGACGGCCCCGGCGGCGAAGGAGATCAGCAAGCCGGCCGCTGCCCAGTTCGTGACGACGGTGTGGACCGCCCGCAGGACGAGGGGGAAGCCGGGCAGAAAGGCCTCCCGGTGGTCCAGGGTGCTGTGCAGGAGTACGCCCTGCCCCGGGAAGTAGCCGTCGCGGGCTATATGCAGGTAGAAGTCCCAGTCCCACTGCTGGAAGGGAGCCAGAAGGGGGCCCCCGTCGCGGGAGTTGTGGTCGGCGGGAAACAGCCAGCGGGCGCAGTAGGCCGTGGTCCAGATGCCCAGGCGGGTCACCAGGTACAGCCACAGCACCTCACGGTCGGCAGGACTCACTCTCAGAAGAAGCCCCCGGAAGGCCCCCGGCCGGTGGCGGGGACCGGACTCGGCCCCGTACCACCCGCCCCTGTGCCACCGGTCCCCGCATGAACGGTTTCCGTTCGGCCGCTCTCCGTACGGCTGGGTTCCGCTCGGCCTGGCTTCGCTCCCTGCGGGGCGCCGACGCCGACCCGGCACGCGGGAGGGGCGTGCGGAAACGGGTGTGTTCTCACGCGGCCCGGACGGCAAGAACGGCATGGTGATTCTCTCCTGGTCTGCGGGGCGTGCCGGGATGACCGGTGGCCCCCGCGGTTCCCGCGTGTTTCGCTCTCCTTGGAGTACGCCTGGGACCGGGCATCCGGCTGACATGAGTCACGGGGAAATGAAGGTGATGATCGTCACGGAACCAGGAGCCGTGACTACGCATCAGGCCGAGGGCCCGCGCTTGAGGGGCCAGAGAGCGGCGTCGATGCCCCGACTCAGTGCAGCCTGCACCCCGTTGACGGGCCCGTCCGGCCCCGCGCCGACCTCGGATGTCTGCCGTCGGACCCCGGACGCCGGGGGACGCCCATGGATACGCCCCCTGAGGGCCTGCGCTCCGGATACCAGCGGGTCAGGCTGTTACGTACTGGTGGGCTGGCCCGCCCCGCCACTTCACCCAGGCCTCGTCGTCCAGCAGGGTGTCCGCGTCCAGCATTCCGGCCCGCCGCAGGAACTCGACGACGTCCGCGTCCTGGTGGGCCAGACCTGCGATCTCTCCTTGGATCGTCACCCGCCGTCCGCCGCTCGGGGAGGGTGGGTGCACCACTATCGGTGTGCTGTCCATGACCTCAGAGTGCGTCCGGCCGCCAGTTCCGGCACGCCGGGAGGGCAGTGCAGCCCGGCCTGTCCGGAGCCGCGGCCGTGCGCATATGGCGGGCTGGCGCGCCCTCTCAGAGGCCCGGATACGGGGCACCGTGGGCTCCGAGCCCCTTGACCCATCGGGGTGACCGGCGAGCGGCACGGTGGCGCGGCCCGGGTCCGGTACTGCCTGGTCTGCCTAGCGTGAGGTGCCCTTCCCCCGGCACCCCCTGGAGTACGTCATGACCATGCCCGCCCTCGCCGACCTGACCGGCACCTACGTGCTCGACCCGGCGCACACCCGCATCGGCTTCGTGGCCAGGCACGCGATGATCACCAAGGTCCGCGGCTCGTTCGCCGAGTTCGAGGGCACGCTCAAGCTGGACGGCTCGGACCCGGCCAAGTCGGGCGTCCTGGTCGCCATCAAGTCCGACAGCATCGACACCGGCAACGAGCAGCGAGACGGACACCTGCGGACCAACGACTTTCTCGATGCCCCGAACTACCCGCGGATCACCTTCACCTCGACCGGGATCAAGCAGTTGGACGGCAGCCACTTCCGGCTGACCGGCGACCTGACGATCAAGGACACCACCAAGCCGATCAGCATCGACTTCGAGCTCACCGGCACCGCCCAGGACCCCTTCGGCAACCAGCGGGTGGGCTTCGAGGGTGAGGTCGCCGTCAGCCGCAAGGAGTACGGCATCACGTGGAACGCCGCCCTCGAAGGCGGCGGCGTCCTCGTCGGCGACAAGGTGGTGCTGGAGTTCGACGTCTCGGCGATCAAGCAGAGCTGAGCAGAGCCTGAGAAGCCCTGAGCGGGGCTGGGCGGCCGGGCCCGGCCAGAGCCGAGACCTCCTCCGGGGCACACTGCGTCAGAAGCCCAGGCCGTCCGAGGCGCGGGCGCGGGCCGGGTGAGGTAGGCAGGAGTATGAGTTCGTTGCGCTTTCTGTCCTCGCTCCCGGGGCCGCGACGGTATCCGAAGGCGCTCATGGTTGTGCCGTTCGCTCTGATCGTCGCCATCACGGTGGTGGACGTCCTCACCCCACCGGCTGTGCATGTCGGGCCCTTCCTGGTGGCGGCGCCGGCCTTGACGGCGTCGTTCGCCGGTCCCCTCAGCACCGCGGTCGTCAGTGTGCTGGCCCTCGCGGCCGAGGCGTTCGTGGCCGGCACGCGGGGAAGCGTCACCGATCTCAACCACACCTACCAGCTCGCGGCGCTCTTCCTGATCTCCGTCTTCGTCACTTTCTTCGCGCATCTGAGAGTGCAGCATGAACGGGAGATGACCCGTCTGCGCTGGGTGGGGCGTGCGGTGCAGCGCGTGGTGATGAGGCCGCTGCCGGAACGCAGTGGGCCGCTGCGCATCGCGTCGGTCTATCTGGCCGCTGAGGCGGAGGCACAGCTCGGCGGCGATCTGTACGCGGTCACGCGCACGGCGGGCGGAACCCGCGTGATCATCGGCGACGTACGCGGCAAGGGCCTCGATGCCATGGGCGAGGCGGCCGGTGTCCTCGGCGTCTTCCGGGCGCTGGCCCACTACGATCCGGAACTGCCCGAAGCCGTGGGCCAGCTGGAGGCCGGTGTTGTGTCCGACCGGAGCTACACGGCCCGGGCACAGGGGGCCGGTGAGGACGACGGGGAGGCTTTTGTCACCGCGGCCGTGCTCGACATCCCCGACGTTCGGCCGGAACTCCAGCTGGTCAGCTGCGGCCACCCGCCGCCGCTGGTGGTACGCGCGGGCCGGGTGCATACCCTCGACGTACGGGAGTCCGCCCCGCCCCTCGGCCTCGGCCACCTGCTCAGCAGCGTCTTCGCCGCGGAGACGTTCGTCTTCGGTGTCGGCGACGTCCTCCTCCTGTACACGGACGGCGTCATCGAGGCCCGGGACAGTGCGGGCCGGTTCTACCCGCTGCCGGACCGG
This window harbors:
- the nirD gene encoding nitrite reductase small subunit NirD, with the protein product MSTLVEIFDGTAWTPACDYRDLIPGRGVAVLSESGEQVAVFRDRAGALYAVDNRDPFSGAYVISRGILGSRGDAPTVASPMYKQVFDLRDGRCLDEDTAPDGTPAELRVWPVRAGAAAASQLVGAAVREP
- a CDS encoding nitrate/nitrite transporter, which codes for MSTAVGTEDPAGDTAGVVDAGRSRSITDWRPEDEAFWRETGAGVARRNLAFSVLSEHIGFSVWSLWSVLVLFLGPEYHIDAAGKFTLTALPTALGAVLRLPYTFAVARFGGRNWTVFSALLLLVPTVLAGLVLRPGVSYGTLLGVACVAGVGGGNFASSMANINAFYPQRLKGWALGVNAGGGNLGVPVVQLVGLLVLATAGAAQPRLVPLVYLPLIALAALGAALRMDNLTSLRNDRRALREVAKESHSWVMSLLYIGTFGSFIGFGFAFGQVLQVQFHQQFDTPVKAAYLTFLGPLLGSLVRPLGGRMADRWGGARVTLWTFAAMAAGTGAVLIASQQKSLPMFLAGFVALFVLSGIGNGSTYKMIPAIFQAKARIAVAAGADEETAERDARRRASALIGLAGALGAFGGVLVNIAFRQSFLATGDGDAAYWAFLATYAVCCAVTWAVYLRPRVGPMPAI
- a CDS encoding DUF998 domain-containing protein; its protein translation is MRLVPWWALLSSGCAPVLLIGGSNLAELMQGPGYNPKTRTISVLAAYGTPGYGVMTGMLLALGACYVITALGLRSATLLGRAALAGGGISAMVLTLVPAPPSGGSFGHGAVVTVGFGLLAVWPVLAVDRGAGAPWGLRPAAVRDGGASWGLRQDVAIAVSASMCAFAVWFLVGLQLHGLPGVAERVLTFAQALWPFLVVISCWPHEVSTEQV
- a CDS encoding mannosyltransferase family protein codes for the protein MPFLPSGPRENTPVSARPSRVPGRRRRPAGSEARPSGTQPYGERPNGNRSCGDRWHRGGWYGAESGPRHRPGAFRGLLLRVSPADREVLWLYLVTRLGIWTTAYCARWLFPADHNSRDGGPLLAPFQQWDWDFYLHIARDGYFPGQGVLLHSTLDHREAFLPGFPLVLRAVHTVVTNWAAAGLLISFAAGAVAVLALSRIARLHLPDHGAGRRTVMFLLLSPCAVFLAAGYTEALFLALALPAWLAAQRRNWPLATALTALATTVRVNGLFLAAAIALHFILTARTGRDWRRLPWLALPALPVALYSGYLHAHTGDWMAWKHAEEQGWNRTFHTPWEAWSNTWHNAFAHAQTTGYAVMFQAELLAMVAGLALLVLLVRQRRWAEALYIGLTLWALGTSYWYMSIPRSTLLWWPLWISLAGWSLRRPRFKTLCLAVATPVTTAVALTFLSGRWAG
- a CDS encoding YceI family protein; this translates as MTMPALADLTGTYVLDPAHTRIGFVARHAMITKVRGSFAEFEGTLKLDGSDPAKSGVLVAIKSDSIDTGNEQRDGHLRTNDFLDAPNYPRITFTSTGIKQLDGSHFRLTGDLTIKDTTKPISIDFELTGTAQDPFGNQRVGFEGEVAVSRKEYGITWNAALEGGGVLVGDKVVLEFDVSAIKQS
- a CDS encoding PP2C family protein-serine/threonine phosphatase yields the protein MVVPFALIVAITVVDVLTPPAVHVGPFLVAAPALTASFAGPLSTAVVSVLALAAEAFVAGTRGSVTDLNHTYQLAALFLISVFVTFFAHLRVQHEREMTRLRWVGRAVQRVVMRPLPERSGPLRIASVYLAAEAEAQLGGDLYAVTRTAGGTRVIIGDVRGKGLDAMGEAAGVLGVFRALAHYDPELPEAVGQLEAGVVSDRSYTARAQGAGEDDGEAFVTAAVLDIPDVRPELQLVSCGHPPPLVVRAGRVHTLDVRESAPPLGLGHLLSSVFAAETFVFGVGDVLLLYTDGVIEARDSAGRFYPLPDRIASWGANGPEALLKRLCDDLLRHAGGSLGDDAAMVAIERLPAGE